One Hippoglossus stenolepis isolate QCI-W04-F060 chromosome 22, HSTE1.2, whole genome shotgun sequence DNA segment encodes these proteins:
- the sult4a1 gene encoding sulfotransferase 4A1, translated as MAESEADTPSTPIEFESKYFEFDGVRLPPFCRGKMEEIANFSLRSSDIWIVTYPKSGTSLLQEVVYLVSQGADPDEIGLMNIDEQLPVLEYPQPGLDIIQELTSPRLIKSHLPYRFLPTAMHHGEAKVIYMARNPKDLVVSYYQFHRSLRTMSYRGTFQEFCRRFMDDKLGYGSWFEHVQEFWEHRMNTNVLFLKYEDMYKDLGTLVEKLARFLGVSYDKAQLEGMVESCNQLLEQCCSMEALSICRGRVGLWKDVFTVSMNDKFDTVYRQNMGKSDLTFDFCL; from the exons ATGGCCGAAAGCGAGGCAGATACGCCGAGCACGCCGATTGAGTTTGAGAGCAAATACTTCGAGTTTGATGGAGTGCGGCTGCCGCCCTTCTGCAGGGGGAAGATGGAGGAGATCGCCAATTTCTCCCTCAGAAGTAGTGACATATGGATCGTCACGTACCCAAAGTCAG GCACCAGTCTGCTTCAAGAGGTTGTGTATTTAGTAAGCCAGGGAGCAGACCCAGATGAAATCGGCCTCATGAACATTGATGAACAGCTGCCGGTCTTAGAGTACCCCCAACCTGGACTGGATATCATACAG GAGCTGACGTCCCCTCGTCTGATAAAAAGTCACCTTCCCTACCGATTCCTCCCGACAGCAATGCACCATGGAGAAGCCAAG GTGATCTACATGGCTCGCAACCCTAAAGACCTGGTGGTGTCCTACTACCAGTTCCACCGCTCTCTGAGGACCATGAGCTACCGGGGAACCTTCCAGGAGTTCTGTCGCCGTTTCATGGATGACAAGT TGGGATATGGTTCCTGGTTTGAACATGTTCAGGAATTTTGGGAGCATCGTATGAACACGAATGTCCTCTTCTTGAAATATGAAGATATGTACAAG gACCTGGGGACATTGGTGGAAAAGCTAGCCCGGTTCCTGGGTGTTTCCTATGACAAGGCTCAGCTGGAGGGCATGGTGGAGAGCTGCAACCAGCTCCTTGAGCAGTGCTGCTCCATGGAGGCACTGTCCATCTGCAGGG GTCGTGTGGGGCTGTGGAAGGATGTCTTCACAGTGTCTATGAATGACAAGTTTGACACGGTGTACCGACAGAACATGGGCAAGTCAgacctgacctttgacttctgTCTCTGA